A single region of the Phalacrocorax carbo chromosome 4, bPhaCar2.1, whole genome shotgun sequence genome encodes:
- the HPGD gene encoding 15-hydroxyprostaglandin dehydrogenase [NAD(+)] isoform X2: MHVNGKVALVTGGAQGIGRAFVQALLGKGAKVALLDRNSEAGQESKAALDEQFEAQRTVFIQCDVTDQEQLKGAFKKVIEHFGRLDIVVNNAGVNNEKDWESTIQINLTSVIRGTYLGLEYMRKGNGGDGGVIINISSLAVSC; the protein is encoded by the exons ATGCACGTCAATGGCAAGGTGGCCCTGGTCACCGGCGGGGCGCAGGGCATCGGCAGGGCCTTCGTCCAGGCGCTGCTGGGCAAGGGCGCCAAG GTAGCCCTGCTGGACCGCAACTCCGAGGCCGGGCAGGAGAGCAAGGCGGCCCTGGACGAGCAGTTTGAAGCGCAGAGGACGGTGTTCATCCAATGCGACGTTACGGATCAGGAGCAGCTGAAAG GTGCTTTCAAAAAAGTAATTGAACATTTTGGAAGGCTGGATATCGTGGTTAATAATGCTGGTGTCAACAATGAGAAGGACTGGGAAAGCACTATACAAATTAACTTG ACATCTGTGATTAGAGGAACCTACCTTGGCCTAGAATACATGAGAAAAGGCAATGGAGGCGACGGAGGAGTAATCATTAATATCTCATCTTTGGCAG